The sequence CCGTGATAGGATTTCCCAGCGATGCGGTCCAAGCGTGCGCTCGCACCTTGCCGATTTCATCCTCTCTCACCCCTATGCCTACAAAAAGAGGCAGAGATCTCCTCCAAAACAGGAAACTGGCCGCCAAGGCTTGATGCAGGCAAAGAAATCGACAAGGGAGCAACTCAGAAGCCTGGGCGATTCTTACGGCTATTCCACGCGTCAAGCGGGGGTCATAGAAACTGAGTCCGCACCGGCCCGTCCCAAGGGTTCGTAGGACGAAAAAAGGCAGTGAAACTGGCGAAAAACGAACAAGCAGCTTGGCCGCTAGTAGCGCTAAGCAAACCTCCATCCCCTCCAACGTTGTGTCGCTTCTCACGAACTTCCTCTTGCAAAGAAACCGAACCAGCCTTGAACAAATAACAGTCACTTTCATCCATACGACCTTGGCTCATCTACTCATGGGCAATGCAACAGCCTCTTACCTACTAGTTCTATCTGCTCCAGCCAAGGGACTTATGCCTGCAGAGTTTTAAGGCCATCGGCAACAGATTTCGTGCTTCATTCCTCTATGTCATTCGCCTACAGAGCGTTCGGACTCACCATCCAATCCGAGATCCAACTGCCTCTCCTCCAAAACGACAGCGACAGCCCGGACATCGAAATTCGTTACGGGAAGTGCCCTCAAAACCTTGGCAAGGCGACCAAACACGGTTTGAAATTCGAAGCGAACTCGGACGAATTCCTCCTGAAAGTCGATGGGTGCGCCGACTATTATGTGACGGAGGGAAAGAAGGTAACGATACAGCCAAGGGACAAGTCAGAGTCCGCCGAATCAATCGTTTCCCTTCAACTCCTCGGCCCCGTGATCGCAGCGTTGCTGTTTCAGAGAGAAGAGTTGTTTTTGCTCCACGCAAGCGTGGTGGCACGGAACGACAAGGCATTTGCGATCGCCGGAAGATCGGGATCCGGAAAATCCACCTTGGCCACCGCCTTGCTAGATCTAGGCTTCCAATCTCTGGGCGACGACGTTTGCGCCCTTTCGTTTGACGCTAACGCTCGCCCGTACGCCCGCCCCTCCATCCCATCTGCGAAGCTGTGGAAAGATTCCATCGAACTCCTCGGCCTGGAGCCAGAGGGACTGAAACGGATCGCGCCAGCCATCGAAAAGCTCCACTTCCCCCTCTTCGATCGTTTTTCGCGGGTAGACACCCCTCTTGCTGGGATCTACCTGCTGACAGGAGAACACGGATTGGGTGACATCCTCAGTCCGCTCTCCGCCATCGAGGGCCTATCGGCGATAAAGGAGCACCAATTCCGTAAGATAATTGCCACGGGGGAATCGCAGCAACGGCATATCTTCAGCAGAAGCGTGATGCTTGCAAACGCTACGACCATCAAATCCACACACAGAGGCCCCAAAGGCACTACCCTAAAGGAACTCGCGACGCACATCCTGAATGACACCGAGCGATGGGAAAGATAACTTGGATCGCATCCTATCCGAAATCAGGGAATACTTGGTTACGCACGTTTCTAGCAACCCTTGGCACCTCCGGGAGCGACACCAAATTTGACAGACTCCAGTCAATACCAAGCGCCACATCGAGAATGCGCCTCGAAAAAGTGATGGGATTGGACACAAGCTGGATGCGGCTGAATGAAACAGAGGCGATACTTCCCGACTTTTTCAATCACTTGGCGGCCAAAACCGAGGGAACTCTCTTTTTCAAAACGCATCACGCTTTCTTGACCAACCAGAGCGGAGACTGGATCCTTCCACAGGAGGCGACACAAAAAGCGCTTTATCTGGTGCGAAACCCAATGGACGTCGCTGTTTCCTTCTCCTACCACAATGGGCACGAAGACTTCGACAGAACTATCGATCTGCTAGCCGACCGCGACGCCACCCTAGCCCATCAAACCGACCGATTCACTCATCAGCTCCCGCATAGAATCAGCAGTTGGAGTAACCATGTTGCAACCTGGCGAAACTCACCGATAAGGCCCTTAATCGTCCGCTACGAAGACTTGCTGGCCGAACCTTTCAAGTGTTTCGCCAATATAACAGAGTACCTCGAAATAAGCGCCACGACGACAACTCTCGCTAACGCGATTGAACGCTGTCGATTCGAGAAACTGAAACAGGTTGAAGAGGAGGTCGGATTCCACGAACGTCCCCCAAGCTCGAGAGCATTTTTCCGAAGTGGGAAATCTGGCGACTGGAGGAACCATCTATCCGCCAATCAAGTCAGCCGCATTGTAGACGCGCACCATATCCAAATGCAAAAGCTCGGTTACCTTGACGCACTCGGGAACCCTCGATAAGCACAGGGTCAACAAAATAGCAGATGCCGCTCCCCATGCACTTTCAAAGATCGAAGGAAAACGTTTCATGCAAACTCGAAGACGACACCGTCGTTCTCGACCCCAAAACCGGAGCCTACTTCAGATTAAACTCCGTAGGTGCCCGCATCTGGACCCTTATCGATCAACCTGCGGATCTCTCAACCATAGTCGAGACCCTCCAAGGCGAGTACGAAATCACGCGAGACAGATGCGAGCATGAATCCCTCGCATTCCTAGAAATGCTAAAAGAAAAAGGGCTGCTTGCATCCGATGCGTCATCAACTTAAAGAAGCTGACCATGGCAAATTCCAACCACTCAGACCCAGTCGAAGAATCCACTGCTCCCTCGAAGAAAACTTGGACCAGTCCCGTCTGCGAGGATCTCGATGATATCAAGATCGAGGGCGGAGGCATCCCAGGCGGTCCTGAGGATACGACTTTTACGTCTTAATTCAGGCCCTAGCATACCTTCGAAGCATCACGCTTATACCGAGCGACTGCATAAAACGGTACCGTCCGACAGGGTCCAAATCCTCTAGGCCCAGTGCCGCCTCACGAAATTCGGTCAGGTTTAACCAAGATAAATCGATCCCAGATTTCTCCAAGTCGCGCACGTAATTGCGGACCTCTCGCCCAGAACTTCGAAAATAATCCGCGACCCAAGGAATAGCAGGAACTTGCTTCAACTCTCCCCAGCGGATGCGACTGGGAAGTTCAGGCATCGCTTTCCGCAGCGGATACCTGCCAAACCCATCCCTTCGCAGCAAGCGGAGGGGGAGTTTCATGCAGAATTCCATGAGAGTTCGGTCCAACATCGGATAGCGAACCTCGATTCCAAATCGAGACGCAACCTCGCAACTTCCAGGCAGTCGACCACTCGCAAGAAAACCTTCGCTCACGCCGAAGATCCGCTTGCCACTGAAGTCGAGAGAGGCGTAGTAGCTTGAAGACTCCTCCAGCAGCTCGGTCACGATGTCTTTGGACAGGATAGAATCCGACAAGAATTGATTCCCTCCAAGTAAATAATTGGATCTCGACCGTCGCTTGAAAGAGGACAAAGGCATCAGGGAGGAGGCCAGCCGTGCCAATCGTTGCCGTGTACTTGTCAAACGACTGTCGAGCATTAGCTCCCTCGCAAATCGGATCCAATCGCCGCTTCGGAACCAGTCTCGATAAATCAAGGCATTCGCGGTACTGACCAGGTCGTCGCCCCCGGCGCCCGAGAGCAGGCAATGAATGCCCGCCGCGCCTGCTTTTTCGTACAAGGCTCGAGAGTAGACGCCCCACTGGTTCCATAGACCACCGCCCATTCCACTACTGGAAGCAGAAAGGAAGTCGATAAAGCCGCCTCCGTCCTGATGAATTTGGCAGGGAGAGGGGATCCCAAAATGGCGAACGTTGGATTCGACTAGCTCGAATTCCCGACCGTAATCGCCCGCTCTCTCAGAGCTCCTTTCTGACAACACATGAGAGTAAGAATGGACCTGTTTCGGAGAAAATCCACAGGCGATCGCAGCGGCGACAATTGATGAACTATCCAAACCTGCGCTCAACTCAAAGCCAGTCCGATCCGCTCTCCCCAGCCTCAGTTTGACCGAGCTAAGAAAACGCTCCCGGAACCCTTCTAGGCAGTCAGAATCAGAGAGCGATGAGTCTTCCCCCGGCTCGAGCTGCCAATAGCGGCTCTTGTGAACGCGACCATCCGAAAAACGGACGATCGAGGCAGGGGGGACCTGGGCCACACCCACGCAGGCTGTCAGCTCCAAGCTTTTCGGCCCGTAACAGCGCGTGGAGCTGGCGGCCAACCACCTCGGATCCAGCTCGAAAGTGCCGCGCCTTTGACCGACGAGCTCTTCAAAGCTGCTCCCAAACAACAGCGTCTCCCCATCGATCGAGTAAAATAAGCTCTTGGCACCCACCACATCCCGCACCAGCAAAACCTGGTTCTCGAGATGATCGACAATGCAAAACGCGAAATCCCCCAAAATCCGGTGGGCAAACAGGTCCCCCCACTTCCGATAGGCCATCCAGACGAGTTCACAATCCTCGACTGGTTTCTCTCTCTTCGAGCAAACCAGCAGCTCTTCCAGTTCCCTTCGATTATCGATTCTGCCCCCCCCTACGACGATCCAATCGACATCAAAAGTTGAACGCTCACGCCCAAAGGCGAGTCCAGTCGAGGTTCCTGAAAAACGGCAGCTCACACCTTCGCTTCGAAACCAAGAACGCCCCACATCAAACTCGATTTCGGGCGCGGGTTCCATGTGCTTCCGCAATAGCCCGAGCTGAACGCTTCCCCCAAAGCCTATCATCACGGGTGAGCAAGCCATGAATAACCCCGCAACTGAGCCAAGCTGAGCGACAAAAAAAGCATGCCTTCAAAGGCATGCTTTTTTGTTTGAAAGTAAAGAGGCGAGTTAACGCAAACGGGAACGGCGAGCAAACACGAGAAGGCCTGCGATAGAAAGACCCAGCATGCCAGCGGTCGCGCCAGCATCTGGAACAACGTTCGCTCCGAGGTAGGCAGTCGCAAGTTTCACCGAAGTGTTTTGATCCAAGTAGGTCTCGTCCAGTCGGACTACCCAGCTTACCATTCCGTCCGTTTCGATATCGACCTCAAGCTGAGCTTTGAGAGTCGCAAAGTCAGAAGTCTGGAAGGATATCTCGAACAAGCCTAGATCCGGCTCGACTGCGTCACCAGTTGTGGAGAACACCGGACCGCCAACAACGAGGTTGTTGAGGTAAGACCCAATGTTGAATTCAGCTCTGTTCACCGCCACTTGGGCATCTCCCACGAAATCGCGGAAGATAAAGCCAACAATAGCTTCAGAAACATCCGTGCCCACGTTGTAACCGTCTCTGTTGTAGGCGTCATTGTCGCCCTTGATGCCATTGCCGCCGGTGACGAGATTGAAGACGCCTCGGGCTTCCAGATCATTGAGACTCAGCGTCTCGTTTTGAAAAATGATGTGACGGTACTGCGCTTCCTTTAAGGTGATTGCGGATGCACTACCCGCGAAGGACGAAAGCGAGGCCGCGACCGCAAATAGCGAGATGAATAGTTTAGATTTCATGATGATGTTGTTTGGGTTTCGCAGTGGGATCTGCTGGATGAGAAAACAATCGCTCAAAAAAACTCCCTCAGCAAGCAACTCACCTTCAATAACTTATCTCTCAGCTTCCCCCTGATAGGGGTGATAGGGGCCCATTGTGCCATTCCTCTAGGGCACATGAGGAGCAGCGCTCAACGATTTCGTAAAAGGCGTGTTAACTACCGGCTTTTACATTCCTTTAACCGCCATTTTTCAGGATTCTTTACACTTTGCGGCGTAGATCCCTCGCAATCTAAGGGATCAACGCAAGGCCTCGTTCCTACCAAAAACACAATCGCTTGATTACGAAATACTTAACAGCAAAACAACCCCTATCAGGGAAACCCTCACAAAGGCATTTTTAAAGCTCAGCCGACCTATCCCCCGATCGACGATCCCGCTTTCGCGATCGGCAATCCTTTACACGATTCGCCTCAGGGCATCCGCCGAGATTTCCTTCGCGTAGCGCAGCACTGTGTCACGTTCCAGCACAGCCTCGCAAAACGCTGAGCGAGCCGCCTCGTTGGCGAAGTCGAAACCGATCAGGGCCCGCCCCACTCGCTCGCCGGTGTAGTTGTAATTGAAGTAGACGATACTGGCATCTTGGCAGTTGTTGCCCAAGAACTCCTTCAAGGCTCCCGGGCGCTCCGGAAACTCGATGCGGATGAAAAGCGGCCTCACCAGCATCGAGGCATCGTAGTGGATGATGCGAAACTCCACGTCTTCCTGGCCGGTCGCGTCCTCGTAGGGAATCCCTAGCCCCTGCAGGCTTTGCTCGAACAAGGCCAACACCTGCGGCATGGCGTCTACCCCGATCACCGGCTTAGCGGAACGCCCCTGTACTGCACCGTGCTGAAACTCCACGATGTTCACCCCCTCCGGAAAAGTCTCCAAAAGCGAAAGCAAAGCGCCCGGTCGTTCCTCGATCTCAAAGCGATAGTACTTGCGATGAGCCGAGCCGATCCCCGCGTGGCGAACGATCCAGGACAGCTGCCCGAAGTCCATGTTGCCGCCGCACATGATGGTCAGCACTCGCTTGCCGCGACAGCGCTCCCGCTCCTTCATCCAAGCCGCTAGGCCCATGGCCCCCGCCGGTTCCGGGATCGCCCGCAAGCGCTCCCATAGCAGCTGCACTGCGGCGCACACCTCGGCATTCGTCACCGTCACGAATCGGTCCATCAGCTTCGCGCAAAACTGGCTCGTCAAATCGCCCGCTCGCTTGACCGCGGTGCCGTCGCAAAAAACGTCCAAGTAATCGAGCGTCACGGGACTGCCGTTTTTCACCGCGGCCGCCATCGACGCCTGATCCACGCCCTCCACTCCCACGACCTCGATCTCCGGATAGTAGCGCTTGAGCCAGCAGGCCACCCCCGCGGCCATGCCGCCGCCACCGATCTGAAGGTAGACCACGTCAAAGGCTCCAACTCCCGCCATCACGATCTCGTCGGCCATGGTTCCCTGGCCCGCGATCACCGCCATGTCGTCGTAGGGGTGCACGAAGGTCTGGCCCGTTTCCGCAGCCAGAGCCTTGGCCGCAGCGGAGGCCGCATCGTAGGCGTCCCCTTCCAGAATCACCTTCACTGCCGCGCCGCCGATAGACTTCACCGCCTCCTGCTTCATCAGCGGAGTCGAGCGCGGCATGTAGATCGTGGCCGTCGTTCCCAGCTTGCGGGCCGCCAGGGCAACGCCCTGGGCATGATTGCCAGCCGAGGCGCAAACGACGCCCCGCTCCCGCTCTTCATCGCTCAGCAGCTTCATGCGGTTGTAGGCCCCCCGCCATTTATAGGCGTGGATGGGCGAGGTATCCTCCCGCTTTACGTAGACTTCCTCGTCGGTGCCGAGCTCCAGCTTTTCCAAGGGCGTCGCGCCCGCCGCTTCGTAAACCCGGCGGCGAGCCGCCAGAGTCTCGTTGAACAAGACTTCCAAATCCGCTTCGCTCACGAGTAAAAGGCTCCCCATAGGCTCATGAAGAGGACCGTGCCGATCCAAGCCGACCCAACCGCAAGCGGTCCCAGCTCAGGCATGCCAAACCACAAAACCACGGAAAACCCAGTCGCTACCGCGACCGGCAAATAGATTGTACGAACCTTGCTCGGTTCCTTCGGTTCCTCGTCCATGTGAGGCAACCTAGAACGCCCCATCAGAAATCCAATGCCAAAAATGGGAGAGGCGTAGACTACCTGACGAGATGGTGGGACGTCCGTTCCGTGGACGTCATCTTTCGCTCCACGCGCCCGCGGAGCGGTCGCGCCACCTTCCGCCAGCCCAGCGCCCCAATCGCAATGCGGTCATCAATCACCGAACAGGCGATCCATATCCCGGCGCTCCCGCTTGGTCGGCCGGCCCGTTCCAGCCGCTCGCTTGAGCACCGTTTGAGCCAGCGTCTCCCTCCTCACCTCCAAACGCTCCGGCGGCGTGAGGTCCTCCACGAAATTGGCCACCACCTTGGCTCCCACCCGCTTGAGCAAGAGCCCGACCACGCGGTACTCGCGCAGGACGCCGTCCTTCATGACCTCGATCGTCTCGCCTACCCGCACCGGACGCGAAGGCTTCACGTTTTCGCCGCCGATTTCCACCTTGCCCCCCTTGCAAGCCTCCGCCGCATCGCCCCGCGTCTTGAACACTCGCGCCGCCCAAAGCCAGCGATCGACGCGCACCTTTTCTAGATCCTTCGCTTCCAAGCCTTTTAGATAGAAAACAAATCCCCGCCCTCGCCACTCTTTTTCCTTCCCATTTCCGCCGGCCCAATACCAATCTCGGAGCCGCAGAGGACAGACCCGGCTACGCCAGTCCGATTCACCGCAATCTCCTCGCTACTCACCATTCCCTTCCGCCTTGCTCCCATCGTCCAACAAGCATCACCATCCACGGGTCGACCTGATCAATCCGATCTGCATGCTGTTGCTCGCCTGCATCGGCATCCTGTTCATATACAGCGCCCAGTCCGCGCGCGGCGGCAGCGAGTGGTTCAGCCAAATCGCTTGGCTCTTCATCGGCATGAGCCTCTACACGGGCGTCTCCCTGACCAACTACGCCCTCTTCATGAAGTACAGCCACTGGATCTGGCTGCTGGCAGTGGTGATGCTCGTCATGGTCAAGTGGAGCCCCCTCGGCGTTTCCCGCTACGGGGCGGAGCGTTGGCTCAACCTCGGATTCTACACCTTCCAACCCGTCGAAATCGCCAAGCTGGCGGGCATCGTCATCAGCGCCAGCATCCTCACCCGATCGGAAGTCGGCGACATCAAGGATTCCGTCCAAGTGCTTGCTAAAATGGCGCTTGCGATTTTGGTGCCGTTTCTATTGATCTTGGCTCAGCCTGACCTCGGGTCCTCCTTGGTCATCCCCATTTTCGTGTTCGCCCAACTCTACGCCTCCAACCTTTCCAAACGTTTTTTCACCACCGCCATCGTTCTCTTCGTGGCCTTGGTGGGAGCCATTTTAATCGATAACCACAACTACGTTAAATTTTTAGACGAAAACGGCATCGACCCTCAAAACGTCAATGGCCGCTACCAGGAAACCACCTGGTTCCCCCTCAAAGACTACCAACGCAACCGCATTTTAACCTTCGTAAACCCCGACAAGGCCGACCCCCGTGGCACCGGCTGGAATCGGGAACAATCCATCATTTCAGTCGCCTCGGGCGGCCTGTTTGGCAAAGGCGTCAAGCAGGGCTCCCAGGCCCAACTCGGCTACCTGCCCCGGTCGGTAGCCCATAACGACTTCATCTTCTCCGTCATCGCGGAAGAAGCCGGCTTTATTGGAAGCGCAGTCGTGATCAGCCTCTTCGGAATAATTCTAGCAAACAGCCTGCGCATCGCCGGCCAAGCAAAGGACCGCTTCGGTACCTTGCTGGTGCTCGGCGTCGTCGCCCTGTTCTCCGTACACGTCTTCGTGAACATCGCTATGACTATTGGCCTGATGCCGATCACAGGATTGCCGCTCCCCTTCTTAAGTCATGGAGGCACCTTCATGGTGAGCTGCTGCATCCTCCTGGGACTGGTTCAAAGCGTCTATCGCTATCGAAAGGATTTCTAAGTCTGCCCTAAACAGCCGACGCGCCCAACGCCTTCGAGAAATACCATCCAATCAGGAACAGAAACCGCCGCCGCTCCCCATTCAGGACGCCCCCTGCAGAAACACAGGAAACGCGCCCAAATGAGCGAAAAAGAAACACCACAAAACCAAGCATCAGACCAAGCCAACAAACTAGACGAAGAGCTTCGTAACCCACCCAAGCCCCAAACCGGCACCCGTGTCGACCAGGATAAGCTCAGAGCGGAAGCGAACCAGCGAGCCAAGAAACGGCCGCTCATGACCAAGATCATCGAGAAGTTCAAGGGCGAGAAAAAGCCCTACCGCGAACTCATCATCAACTCCGAGCCACTCGAAATCCGAGTCGGCTCCCTCGTCGACGGCATCCTCGACAAGTTCGACATCGAGCGCCGGCACTCCGCCCAGCGCATCGTCGGCGGCATCTTCAAAGGCCGCATCAAAAACCTCGACCCCGGCCTCAAAGCCGCCTTCGTCGACATCGGCATGCCCAAGAACGCCTTCCTGCACTACTGGGACATCCAGCCCCAGGAAGCCGACTCCTCCATCGAGGTCGTCCGCGTCAACTCCTCCAAGAAAAAGAAGAAACAGGCCAAGATCCCTCTCAAGGAGATCCCCAACCACTACCCCATCGGCACCGAGATCGTCATCCAGATCACCAAGGGACCGATCGGCACCAAGGGGCCTCGCTCCACTACCAACCTTTCCATTCCCGGACGCTTCATCGTACTCGTTCCCAACTCCGACCAGTGCGGCATCTCCCGTAAGATCGAGGACAACAAGGAACGGGCCCGCCTTAAGAAAATCATCCGCGACCTCACCATCCCGGAAGGCATGGGCATCATCGTGCGCACCGCCGGCGAAGGCAAAAAGGCCCGCTACTTCGTGCGCGACCTGCACATCCTGCTGCAGACCTGGGAAAAGATCCAAAAGAAAATGGACTCCGCCCGGGCCCCAGCCTGCCTCTACAAGGAGCCAGACCTCGCCGAGCGCACCGTGCGCGACTTCCTCACCGAAGACATCGACCGCGTGCTCATCGACAACGCCGAGGACCACGAGCGCATCTCCGAGACCGTCGCCCAGATCTCCAAGCGATCCACCTCCAAGATCCAGCTCTACCAGGATTCCATCCCCATCTTCGAGCGCTACAACATCGAGAAGCAGATCGAGCAAACCTTCCAGCGACAGGTTCCCCTCCCCTCCGGAGGCGCCATCGTCATCGAAGAGACCGAGGCCCTCATCGCCATCGACGTCAACACCGGCTCCCACAAGAATAAGGGCAACGAGAACGACACCATCTTCCAGGTGAACTGCGAAGCGGCCGAAGAAGTCGCCCGCCAGATTCGCCTGCGCAACATCGGCGGCCTCATCATCATCGACTTCATCGACATGAAGCAGCGCCGCCACCGCAACGCCATCCTCTCCCGCATGAGGGACGCCATGTCGCACGACAAGGCCAAGACCCACATCCTGCCCATCTCGCCGCTCGGCATCATGCAAATGACCCGCCAGCGCATGCAGGAGTCCGTCTCCTCCGGCCTCTACACCGACTGCCCCTACTGCCGCGGCAAGGGCATCGTCAAATCCGGCACCACCGTCTCCGTGGAACTGCAACGCAAGCTCTCCGGCATCATCCGCCGCGCTCGCAACCGCACTCCCGACCTCGAGAAGCCCATCAAGCTACGCATCCTGGTCAACCCGTCCATCATCGACCGCCTGCGCGAAGAGGACGCTGACCTGCTCATCAGCCTCGAGAAAGACTACAACGCCCAGCTCACCTTCCGAGCCGACCCCAACTTCCACGTCGAGAACTACCGCGTCATCGACGTCGAGACCGGCGCCGCCTACGGCTAAGTGTAGGAGCGTGCTTGCACGCGATTCCAACCCGATAAACCCTTACCCACCCCAAATCCAACAGCCCGGCCGCGAAAGCAGCCGGGCTGTTTTGCTCCCAATCTGGAGGGACGGCTTCCACGCCGTCCGCATTGCAGGCTTCCGCAAGGTGCGGGCTTCCACGCCGTCCGCATTGCAGCCCTGCCTACCACCCCAGCTACACAAAAAAAGCGCAACGTTATGTTTTATTTGCGCACCTCGCGTATCAACTCTCCCTAACGCCCCCCACAACCCCCTCTAATACTTCCTCCCAAATCCCATCCTCCCATTGCCAGCCACGCCAGGTCAGGCGAGACTTCATCCGTTCCGGAGGACGTTCATGGCTATCGAATGGAGAAAG comes from Pelagicoccus enzymogenes and encodes:
- a CDS encoding VPDSG-CTERM sorting domain-containing protein, translated to MKSKLFISLFAVAASLSSFAGSASAITLKEAQYRHIIFQNETLSLNDLEARGVFNLVTGGNGIKGDNDAYNRDGYNVGTDVSEAIVGFIFRDFVGDAQVAVNRAEFNIGSYLNNLVVGGPVFSTTGDAVEPDLGLFEISFQTSDFATLKAQLEVDIETDGMVSWVVRLDETYLDQNTSVKLATAYLGANVVPDAGATAGMLGLSIAGLLVFARRSRLR
- a CDS encoding sulfotransferase domain-containing protein → MGKITWIASYPKSGNTWLRTFLATLGTSGSDTKFDRLQSIPSATSRMRLEKVMGLDTSWMRLNETEAILPDFFNHLAAKTEGTLFFKTHHAFLTNQSGDWILPQEATQKALYLVRNPMDVAVSFSYHNGHEDFDRTIDLLADRDATLAHQTDRFTHQLPHRISSWSNHVATWRNSPIRPLIVRYEDLLAEPFKCFANITEYLEISATTTTLANAIERCRFEKLKQVEEEVGFHERPPSSRAFFRSGKSGDWRNHLSANQVSRIVDAHHIQMQKLGYLDALGNPR
- the rodA gene encoding rod shape-determining protein RodA, whose protein sequence is MLPSSNKHHHPRVDLINPICMLLLACIGILFIYSAQSARGGSEWFSQIAWLFIGMSLYTGVSLTNYALFMKYSHWIWLLAVVMLVMVKWSPLGVSRYGAERWLNLGFYTFQPVEIAKLAGIVISASILTRSEVGDIKDSVQVLAKMALAILVPFLLILAQPDLGSSLVIPIFVFAQLYASNLSKRFFTTAIVLFVALVGAILIDNHNYVKFLDENGIDPQNVNGRYQETTWFPLKDYQRNRILTFVNPDKADPRGTGWNREQSIISVASGGLFGKGVKQGSQAQLGYLPRSVAHNDFIFSVIAEEAGFIGSAVVISLFGIILANSLRIAGQAKDRFGTLLVLGVVALFSVHVFVNIAMTIGLMPITGLPLPFLSHGGTFMVSCCILLGLVQSVYRYRKDF
- a CDS encoding lasso peptide biosynthesis B2 protein; the encoded protein is MKVTVICSRLVRFLCKRKFVRSDTTLEGMEVCLALLAAKLLVRFSPVSLPFFVLRTLGTGRCGLSFYDPRLTRGIAVRIAQASELLPCRFLCLHQALAASFLFWRRSLPLFVGIGVREDEIGKVRAHAWTASLGNPITGGKASELGFKELATFGSACIRIEPYGAERRIEVVLL
- a CDS encoding asparagine synthase-related protein; translation: MACSPVMIGFGGSVQLGLLRKHMEPAPEIEFDVGRSWFRSEGVSCRFSGTSTGLAFGRERSTFDVDWIVVGGGRIDNRRELEELLVCSKREKPVEDCELVWMAYRKWGDLFAHRILGDFAFCIVDHLENQVLLVRDVVGAKSLFYSIDGETLLFGSSFEELVGQRRGTFELDPRWLAASSTRCYGPKSLELTACVGVAQVPPASIVRFSDGRVHKSRYWQLEPGEDSSLSDSDCLEGFRERFLSSVKLRLGRADRTGFELSAGLDSSSIVAAAIACGFSPKQVHSYSHVLSERSSERAGDYGREFELVESNVRHFGIPSPCQIHQDGGGFIDFLSASSSGMGGGLWNQWGVYSRALYEKAGAAGIHCLLSGAGGDDLVSTANALIYRDWFRSGDWIRFARELMLDSRLTSTRQRLARLASSLMPLSSFKRRSRSNYLLGGNQFLSDSILSKDIVTELLEESSSYYASLDFSGKRIFGVSEGFLASGRLPGSCEVASRFGIEVRYPMLDRTLMEFCMKLPLRLLRRDGFGRYPLRKAMPELPSRIRWGELKQVPAIPWVADYFRSSGREVRNYVRDLEKSGIDLSWLNLTEFREAALGLEDLDPVGRYRFMQSLGISVMLRRYARA
- a CDS encoding PqqD family protein, giving the protein MHFQRSKENVSCKLEDDTVVLDPKTGAYFRLNSVGARIWTLIDQPADLSTIVETLQGEYEITRDRCEHESLAFLEMLKEKGLLASDASST
- a CDS encoding RNA-binding S4 domain-containing protein; amino-acid sequence: MEAKDLEKVRVDRWLWAARVFKTRGDAAEACKGGKVEIGGENVKPSRPVRVGETIEVMKDGVLREYRVVGLLLKRVGAKVVANFVEDLTPPERLEVRRETLAQTVLKRAAGTGRPTKRERRDMDRLFGD
- a CDS encoding Rne/Rng family ribonuclease, encoding MSEKETPQNQASDQANKLDEELRNPPKPQTGTRVDQDKLRAEANQRAKKRPLMTKIIEKFKGEKKPYRELIINSEPLEIRVGSLVDGILDKFDIERRHSAQRIVGGIFKGRIKNLDPGLKAAFVDIGMPKNAFLHYWDIQPQEADSSIEVVRVNSSKKKKKQAKIPLKEIPNHYPIGTEIVIQITKGPIGTKGPRSTTNLSIPGRFIVLVPNSDQCGISRKIEDNKERARLKKIIRDLTIPEGMGIIVRTAGEGKKARYFVRDLHILLQTWEKIQKKMDSARAPACLYKEPDLAERTVRDFLTEDIDRVLIDNAEDHERISETVAQISKRSTSKIQLYQDSIPIFERYNIEKQIEQTFQRQVPLPSGGAIVIEETEALIAIDVNTGSHKNKGNENDTIFQVNCEAAEEVARQIRLRNIGGLIIIDFIDMKQRRHRNAILSRMRDAMSHDKAKTHILPISPLGIMQMTRQRMQESVSSGLYTDCPYCRGKGIVKSGTTVSVELQRKLSGIIRRARNRTPDLEKPIKLRILVNPSIIDRLREEDADLLISLEKDYNAQLTFRADPNFHVENYRVIDVETGAAYG
- a CDS encoding pyridoxal-phosphate dependent enzyme, whose product is MGSLLLVSEADLEVLFNETLAARRRVYEAAGATPLEKLELGTDEEVYVKREDTSPIHAYKWRGAYNRMKLLSDEERERGVVCASAGNHAQGVALAARKLGTTATIYMPRSTPLMKQEAVKSIGGAAVKVILEGDAYDAASAAAKALAAETGQTFVHPYDDMAVIAGQGTMADEIVMAGVGAFDVVYLQIGGGGMAAGVACWLKRYYPEIEVVGVEGVDQASMAAAVKNGSPVTLDYLDVFCDGTAVKRAGDLTSQFCAKLMDRFVTVTNAEVCAAVQLLWERLRAIPEPAGAMGLAAWMKERERCRGKRVLTIMCGGNMDFGQLSWIVRHAGIGSAHRKYYRFEIEERPGALLSLLETFPEGVNIVEFQHGAVQGRSAKPVIGVDAMPQVLALFEQSLQGLGIPYEDATGQEDVEFRIIHYDASMLVRPLFIRIEFPERPGALKEFLGNNCQDASIVYFNYNYTGERVGRALIGFDFANEAARSAFCEAVLERDTVLRYAKEISADALRRIV